From Eubalaena glacialis isolate mEubGla1 chromosome 5, mEubGla1.1.hap2.+ XY, whole genome shotgun sequence, one genomic window encodes:
- the LOC133091841 gene encoding LOW QUALITY PROTEIN: eukaryotic translation initiation factor 4 gamma 2-like (The sequence of the model RefSeq protein was modified relative to this genomic sequence to represent the inferred CDS: deleted 1 base in 1 codon), which yields MAIRGCKLHTSCSTTTALLDNGSRNAPAAILGEGFSFLPSPSLPTPSINIILLKILRCQAAKVESAIAEGGASRFSASSGGGGSRGAPQHYPKTAGNSEFLGKTPGQNAQKWIPARSTRRDDNSAANNSANEKERHDAIFRKVRGILNKLTPEKFDKLCLELLNVGVESKLILKGVILLIVDKALEEPKYSSLYAQLCLRLAEDAPNFDGPAAEGQPGQKQSTTFRRLLISKLQDEFENRTRNVDVYDKRENPLLPEEEEQRAIAKIKMLGNIKFIGELGKLDLIHESILHKCIKTLLEKKKRVQLKDMGEDLECLCQIMRTVGPRLDHERAKSLMDQYFARMCSLMLSKELPARIRFLLQDTVELREHHWVPRKAFLDNGPKTINQIRQDAVKDLGVFIPAPMAQGMRSDFFLEGPFMPPRMKMDRDPLGGLADMFGQMPGSGIGTGPGVIQDRFSPTMGRHRSNQLFNGHGGHIMPPTQSQFGEMGGKFMKSQGLSQLYHNQSQGLLSQLQGQSKDMPPRFSKKGQLNADEISLRPAQSFLMNKNQVPKLQPQITMIPPSAQPPRTQTPPLGQTPQLGLKTNPPLIQEKPAKTSKKPPPSKEELLKLTETVVTEYLNSGNANEAVNGVREMRAPKHFLPEMLSKVIILSLDRSDEDKEKASSLISLLKQEGIATSDNFMQAFLNVLDQCPKLEVDIPLVKSYLAQFAARAIISELVSISELAQPLESGTHFPLFLLCLQQLAKLQDREWLTELFQQSKVNMQKMLPEIDQNKDRMLEILEGKGLSFLFPLLKLEKELLKQIKLDPSPQTIYKWIKDNISPKLHVDKGFVNILMTSMLLRFFVHFYDMEIIEEEAFLAWKEDITQEFPGKGKALFQVNQWLTWLETAEEEESEEEAD from the exons atggcaatcagaggatGCAAACTTCACACTTCCTGCTCTACCACCACTGCTCTACTTGATAACGGCAGCAGGAATGCACCTGCTGCGA TTCTCGGTGAAggtttttcatttcttccatccccttccctccccaccccatccattaatattattcttttgaaGATTCTTCGTTGTCAAGCCGCCAAAGTGGAGAGTGCGATTGCAGAAGGGGGTGCTTCTCGTTTCAGTGCTTCTTCGGGCGGAGGAGGAAGTAGGGGTGCACCTCAGCACTATCCCAAGACTGCTGGCAACAGCGAGTTCCTGGGGAAAACCCCAGGGCAAAACGCTCAGAAATGGATTCCTGCACGAAGCACTAGACGAGATGACAACTCCGCAGCAAACAACTCCGCAAATGAAAAAGAACGACATGATGCAATCTTCAGGAAAGTAAGAGGCATACTAAATAAGCTTACTCCTGAGAAGTTTGACAAGCTATGCCTTGAGCTCCTCAATGTGGGTGTAGAGTCTAAACTCATCCTTAAAGGGGTCATACTGCTGATTGTGGACAAAGCCCTAGAAGAGCCAAAGTATAGCTCACTGTATGCTCAGCTATGTCTGCGATTGGCAGAAGATGCACCAAACTTTGATGGCCCAGCAGCAGAGGGTCAGCCAGGACAGAAGCAAAGCACAACATTCAGACGCCTCCTAATTTCCAAATTACAAGATGAATTTGAAAACCGAACCAGAAATGTTGATGTTTATGATAAGCGTGAAAATCCCCTCCTCCCCGAGGAGGAGGAACAGAGAGCCATTgccaagatcaagatgttgggGAACATCAAATTCATTGGAGAACTTGGAAAGCTTGATCTTATTCATGAATCTATCCTTCATAAGTGCATCAAAAcacttttggaaaaaaagaagagagtccAACTCAAAGATATGGGAGAGGATTTGGAGTGCCTCTGTCAGATAATGAGGACAGTGGGACCTAGGTTAGACCATGAACGAGCCAAGTCCTTAATGGATCAGTACTTTGCCCGAATGTGCTCCTTAATGTTAAGTAAGGAATTGCCAGCGAGGATTCGTTTCCTGCTGCAGGATACCGTAGAGTTGAGAGAACACCATTGGGTTCCTCGCAAGGCTTTTCTTGACAATGGACCAAAGACGATCAATCAAATCCGTCAAGATGCAGTAAAAGATCTAGGAGTGTTTATTCCTGCTCCTATGGCTCAAGGGATGAGAAGTGACTTCTTTCTGGAGGGACCGTTCATGCCACCCAGGATGAAAATGGATAGGGACCCACTTGGAGGACTTGCTGATATGTTTGGACAAATGCCAGGTAGCGGAATTGGTACTGGTCCAGGAGTTATCCAGGATAGATTTTCACCCACCATGGGGCGTCATCGTTCAAATCAACTCTTCAATGGCCATGGGGGACACATCATGCCTCCCACACAGTCGCAGTTTGGGGAGATGGGAGGCAAGTTTATGAAAAGCCAGGGGCTAAGCCAGCTCTACCATAACCAGAGTCAGGGACTCTTATCCCAGCTGCAAGGACAGTCGAAGGATATGCCACCTCGGTTTTCTAAGAAAGGACAGCTTAATGCAGATGAGATTAGCCTGAGGCCTGCTCAGTCTTTCCTAATGAATAAAAATCAAGTGCCAAAGCTTCAGCCCCAGATAACTATGATTCCTCCTAGTGCACAACCACCACGCACTCAAACACCACCTCTGGGACAGACACCTCAGCTTGGTCTCAAAACTAATCCACCACTTATTCAGGAAAAGCCTGCCAAGACCAGTAAAAAGCCACCGCCATCAAAGGAAGAACTGCTTAAATTAACCGAAACTGTTGTAACCGAATATCTGAATAGTGGAAATGCAAACGAAGCTGTCAACGGTGTAAGAGAGATGAGGGCTCCTAAACACTTTCTCCCCGAGATGTTAAGCAAAGTAATCATCCTGTCACTAGACAGAAGTgatgaagataaagaaaaagcaagttCTTTGATCAGTTTACTCAAACAGGAAGGGATAGCCACAAGTGACAACTTCATGCAGGCTTTCCTGAATGTATTGGACCAGTGCCCCAAACTGGAGGTTGACATCCCCTTGGTGAAATCATATTTAGCACAGTTTGCAGCTCGTGCTATCATTTCGGAGCTGGTGAGCATTTCAGAACTAGCTCAACCACTGGAAAGTGGCACCCATTTTCCTCTATTCTTACTTTGTCTTCAGCAATTAGCTAAATTACAAGATCGAGAATGGTTAACAGAGCTTTTCCAACAAAGCAAGGTCAATATGCAGAAAATGCTCCCAGAAATTGATCAGAATAAGGACCGCATGTTGGAGATCTTGGAAGGAAAGGGACTGAGTTTCTTATTCCCACTCCTCAAATTGGAGAAGGAACTGTTAAAGCAAATAAAGTTGGATCCATCTCCTCAAACCATATATAAGTGGATTAAAGATAACATCTCTCCCAAACTTCATGTAGATAAAGGATTTGTGAACATCTTAATGACTA GCATGTTACTCCGCTTTTTTGTTCACTTCTATGACATGGAGATTATTGAAGAAGAAGCTTTCTTGGCTTGGAAAGAAGATATAACCCAAGAGTTTCCAGGGAAAGGCAAGGCTTTGTTCCAGGTGAATCAGTGGCTAACCTGGCTAGAAACTGCTGAAGAAGAAGAATCAGAGGAAGAAGCTGACTAA